A window of Acropora muricata isolate sample 2 chromosome 3, ASM3666990v1, whole genome shotgun sequence contains these coding sequences:
- the LOC136911118 gene encoding uncharacterized protein, protein MTVFQLFRFYVFLFVLKTYETKQTQGKSGKKNVVLCQPNHHQAAVVLYGNEGSGQSDAEKETLDALATNVETVTNLVKAQSEIIENLSRQVSGAAEGSEATEKFKQMFEKAAKHSRFIREVSKQLNNTVKNVQELTGEWSKSRVKITKQLKGLEKESHENREDKEQIEERLMEKIEKLQEKMKMLQESQNYANAECTACKEVWPEGSYCILANGSCPKGFDSHRGHLRSLYLYSSHPQFVGDSKFGNSSMGCFGSYCGEFGNFIGALTLVTCCK, encoded by the exons ATGACTGTTTTCCAATTGTTTAGATTCTATGTCTTTTTGTTCGTACTAAAAACCTATGAAACGAAGCAAACTCAGGGAAAGAGTGGTAAAAAGAATGTCGTTCTTTGCCAACCAAACCATCATCAGGCGG CCGTTGTACTCTACGGGAACGAGGGAAGCGGCCAAAGTGACGCTGAGAAGGAAACA CTCGATGCTCTTGCTACAAACGTTGAAACGGTAACAAACTTGGTGAAAGCTCAATCAGAAATCATCGAAAATCTGAGTCGTCAAGTTTCTGGCGCCGCCGAGGGCAGCGAAGCCACCGAGAAATTCAAACAGATGTTCGAAAAGGCGGCCAAACATTCGCGTTTCATACGCGAAGTCTCGAAACAGCTCAACAACACTGTCAAGAACGTGCAAGAACTGACAGGAGAATGGTCGAAATCTAGGGTAAAGATCACTAAACAGCTCAAAGGATTGGAGAAAGAGAGCCATGAAAATAGAGAAGATAAGGAACAAATCGAAGAAAGACTCATggaaaaaatagaaaagttaCAGGAAAAGATGAAGATGCTGCAAGAATCTCAAAACTATGCTAATGCGGAGTGTACGGCTTGCAAAGAAG TATGGCCAGAAGGAAGTTACTGCATTTTAGCAAACGGAAGTTGCCCGAAAGGTTTCGACAGTCATCGTGGTCACTTGAGGTCTTTGTACCTCTATTCCTCGCACCCACAGTTTGTTGGGGATTCTAAATTTGGAAACAGCTCTATGGGCTGCTTTGGTAGCTATTGCGGAGAATTCGGCAATTTCATTGGTGCTCTTACTTTGGTCACGTGTTGCAAGTAG
- the LOC136911113 gene encoding ribonuclease 3-like — protein MTKMADAIPREIGNYCKVFRLHERLHELSAELPNMAGSSALQELQICSSFLRQGLSSWKVTHSVYSSVCAVLGVRFYRGSNRDTRRRERNLRAKLKKREPEDPKVFDRKEFFRQNYERELFSFKSRLCLKFDDKNLLVTALTHESYKDDYINDNDDDDSDTIQSRENNAKLSLLGLTATSLYIVDHLCTTYPSLPRLGVRCFHDFLVGRRTIVKLCNQISLPDLIRLEHDLDDLQNEKHLDYRKEDVICDTFFALVGAIYIDQGSNEAKRFVEDFVIAQLHGEELYKLLHFEYPEKVLENIFTIQGKEKPVARVIQRTGVNSAVPVYVVGVFSGDKMLAEASSYTEIRAKNEALKAALMKHCQEGMLLPFVNERKKGEKISL, from the exons ATGACCAAAATGGCCGACGCGATACCGAGAGAGATTGGAAACTATTGTAAGGTTTTTCGATTACATGAAAGACTACATGAGTTATCAGCGGAGTTACCGAACATGGCGGGTTCTTCGGCCCTTCAAGAACTTCAAATTTGTTCCTCGTTTCTTCGACAGGGCTTGTCAAGCTGGAAAGTTACGCACAGTGTATATAGTAGCGTTTGCGCTGTCTTAG gtgtacggTTTTACAGGGGAAGCAATCGAGACACAAGAAGGAGGGAAAGAAATTTAAGAGCCAAGCTCAAGAAACGAGAGCCTGAAGATCCAAA GGTGTTTGATAGGAAAGAGTTTTTCAGACAGAACTATGAGAGGGAACTGTTTTCATTCAAGAGCAGACTTTGTTTAAAATTCGACGATAAAAATCTCCTTGTGACTGCACTTACTCATGAGTCGTACAAAGATGATTATATtaatgataatgacgatgatgacagtgatACAATCCAAAGCagggaaaataatgcaaagttaTCTCTTTTAG GTTTAACAGCTACTTCACTGTATATCGTTGACCATCTTTGTACCACCTACCCTTCTCTTCCTCGATTAGGAGTGAG ATGCTTTCATGATTTTCTGGTGGGAAGAAGAACCATTGTAAAATTATGCAACCAAATTTCATTACCAGATTTAATAAGACTAgag CACGACCTAGATGATCTGCAAAACGAAAAGCATCTTGACTACAGGAAGGAAGATGTCATTTGTGATACTTTCTTTGCACTTGTTGGAGCAATTTATATTGATCAG GGATCTAATGAAGCTAAACGATTCGTTGAAGACTTTGTCATTGCCCAGCTTCATGGGGAAGAACTATACAAACTCCTTCACTTTGAATATCCTGAAAAAGTACTAGAGAATATTTTCACaattcaaggaaaagaaaagcctGTTGCAAG AGTTATCCAAAGAACTGGAGTGAACTCTGCAGTTCCGGTTTATGTCGTTGGAGTATTCTCAGGAGATAAAATGCTTGCTGAAG CATCAAGCTATACGGAGATAAGAGCCAAGAACGAG GCGTTGAAAGCTGCTCTGATGAAGCACTGCCAAGAAGGAATGCTGTTGCCTTTTGTGAATGAACGCAAAAAAGGCGAAAAAATTTCGCTGTGA
- the LOC136911124 gene encoding uncharacterized protein, with protein MWLTTVLYRRWTPGRLFAGKNRLVRLINPATVRRKKARLESRLSYIDGLTAVPYLTLPQEAYNAQERKKEEWKMFKEALRVHNDKKMLAVRAFETQKSKPKGILQHLNVSRSQHD; from the exons ATGTGGTTAACAACAGTTTTATATAGGCGTTGGACACCTGGAAGACTATTTGCAGG GAAAAATCGACTCGTAAGACTGATTAACCCAGCCACTGTGAGGAGAAAGAAAGCCCGGCTAGAGAGTAGACTGTCCTACATTGATGGTCTGACGGCAGTTCCATATTTGACACTT CCACAAGAGGCATACAATgcacaggaaagaaaaaaggaagaatggAAAATGTTTAAAGAGGCATTAAGAGTTCACAACGACAAAAAAATGTTAGCTGTTCGGGCATTTGAGACTCAAAAGAGTAAACCAAAAGGAATTTTGCAACACTTGAATGTCTCAAGATCACAACATGACTAA